Proteins from a genomic interval of Microbacterium imperiale:
- the glgB gene encoding 1,4-alpha-glucan branching protein GlgB, with protein sequence MNAPADHVLDSVATGSYHAPHDVLGVHQTGDGWVIRARRPLARTVTAVFANQPEASFRHLRGGVWEAAVDARPEAYRIVATYDDAPAWVADDPYRHLPTIGELDLHLIREGRHEELWRVLGAHVRVHSGVPGVSFAVWAPNARAVRVIGDFNGWDGQGHALRSMGDSGVWELFVPGLAAGAVYKFQILTADSAWIDKADPMARRSEVPPATASVVTESSYEWQDAAWLEHRGTSTPVSQPMSVYEVHLASWRAGLGYREAADQLIDYVAAQGFTHVEFLPLAEHPFGGSWGYQVSGYYSPTSRFGSPDDLRYLIDRLHQAGIGVIMDWVPGHFPKDAFALAQFDGRPLYEHPDPRRGEHRDWGTLIFDYGRNEVRNFLVANALYWFEEFHVDGLRVDAVASMLYLDYSREEGQWEPNIHGGRENLEAISFLQEVNATAYKRYPGIAMIAEESTSFPGVTAPTEHGGLGFGFKWNMGWMNDSLQYIKRDPMYRGHHEGELSFSFVYAFSENFVLPISHDEVVHGKGSLFTRMPGDHWQKLANMRAYLAYMWGHPGKQLLFMGQEFGQMSEWSEARELDWWMLDQPAHRGLHAFVADMNRVYRDESALWSRDSDGEAFTRLGAPHWNTNVMAFARRDNHGNTVAVICNFSGVPLHDFTLELPEDGSWLEILNSDAEAYGGSGVGNFGTVEAVDGRATMVLPPLGVLWLRNPAR encoded by the coding sequence ATGAACGCCCCCGCAGACCACGTCCTCGACTCGGTCGCCACCGGCTCGTACCACGCACCGCACGATGTTCTCGGTGTGCACCAGACCGGCGACGGATGGGTGATCCGTGCGCGCCGTCCGCTGGCGCGCACGGTGACCGCCGTCTTCGCCAATCAGCCCGAGGCATCGTTCCGGCACCTGCGCGGCGGCGTGTGGGAGGCGGCGGTCGACGCCCGCCCCGAGGCCTATCGCATCGTCGCGACCTACGACGACGCGCCCGCTTGGGTCGCCGACGACCCGTACCGGCACCTGCCGACGATCGGCGAGCTCGACCTCCACCTCATCCGCGAAGGACGCCACGAGGAGCTGTGGCGCGTCCTCGGTGCGCACGTCCGCGTGCACAGCGGGGTCCCGGGCGTGTCGTTCGCCGTGTGGGCGCCCAACGCGCGGGCCGTCCGCGTCATCGGCGACTTCAACGGCTGGGACGGCCAGGGGCACGCGCTGCGTTCCATGGGCGATTCGGGCGTCTGGGAGCTGTTCGTTCCGGGCCTCGCCGCCGGCGCCGTCTACAAGTTCCAGATCCTCACCGCCGACAGCGCGTGGATCGACAAGGCGGACCCAATGGCGCGGCGCTCCGAGGTGCCGCCCGCGACGGCATCCGTCGTCACCGAGAGCTCCTATGAATGGCAGGATGCCGCGTGGCTCGAGCACCGCGGCACGTCGACGCCGGTGTCGCAGCCGATGTCGGTCTACGAGGTTCACCTCGCGTCCTGGCGGGCCGGGCTCGGCTACCGCGAGGCGGCCGACCAGCTGATCGACTACGTCGCCGCTCAGGGGTTCACCCACGTCGAGTTCCTGCCGCTGGCGGAGCACCCGTTCGGCGGCTCGTGGGGCTACCAGGTCTCGGGCTACTACTCGCCGACGAGCCGATTCGGTTCGCCCGACGACCTGCGTTACCTCATCGATCGCCTGCACCAGGCGGGCATCGGCGTCATCATGGACTGGGTCCCGGGGCACTTCCCGAAGGATGCGTTCGCGCTGGCGCAGTTCGACGGCCGCCCCCTGTACGAGCACCCGGACCCGCGTCGCGGCGAGCACCGCGACTGGGGCACGCTCATCTTCGACTACGGGCGCAACGAGGTGCGCAACTTCCTCGTCGCCAACGCGCTCTACTGGTTCGAGGAGTTCCACGTCGACGGCCTGCGCGTCGACGCCGTCGCCTCGATGCTGTACCTCGACTACTCGCGCGAGGAAGGCCAGTGGGAGCCGAACATCCACGGTGGGCGCGAGAACCTCGAGGCCATCTCGTTCCTGCAGGAGGTCAACGCGACCGCCTACAAGCGCTACCCGGGAATCGCGATGATCGCGGAGGAGTCCACCAGCTTCCCCGGCGTCACGGCGCCGACCGAGCACGGCGGGCTCGGCTTCGGGTTCAAGTGGAACATGGGCTGGATGAACGATTCGCTGCAGTACATCAAGCGCGACCCCATGTACCGCGGCCACCACGAGGGCGAGCTGTCGTTCTCGTTCGTGTACGCGTTCAGCGAGAACTTCGTCCTGCCGATCAGCCACGACGAGGTCGTGCACGGCAAGGGCAGCCTGTTCACCCGGATGCCCGGCGATCACTGGCAGAAGCTGGCGAACATGCGCGCGTACCTCGCCTACATGTGGGGCCACCCGGGCAAGCAGCTGCTGTTCATGGGTCAGGAGTTCGGTCAGATGTCCGAGTGGTCCGAGGCGCGCGAGCTGGACTGGTGGATGCTCGACCAGCCGGCTCATCGCGGACTGCACGCTTTCGTCGCCGACATGAACCGCGTCTACCGAGACGAATCGGCGCTGTGGTCGCGCGACTCCGACGGTGAGGCGTTCACCCGCCTCGGCGCCCCGCACTGGAACACGAACGTGATGGCGTTCGCCCGCCGCGACAATCACGGCAACACCGTCGCCGTGATCTGCAACTTCTCGGGTGTTCCGCTGCACGACTTCACCCTCGAGCTGCCGGAGGACGGTTCCTGGCTCGAGATCCTCAACAGCGATGCCGAGGCCTACGGGGGTTCGGGAGTCGGGAACTTCGGCACCGTCGAAGCTGTCGACGGGCGGGCCACGATGGTGCTGCCGCCCCTCGGCGTGCTCTGGTTGCGCAACCCGGCCCGCTGA
- a CDS encoding tetratricopeptide repeat protein yields MSDPTSSAVLRGAIDLSSLRNRPAPSAGAAPAAPPAGTDAGATSRLIFDVTDQSFGEVLELSRTVPVVVDLWAEWCGPCKQLSPVLEKVVTELAGRLVLAEVDVDANPQLAQGFRAQSIPMVVALVAGQPVPLFTGAVPEQQVREVFAQLLQLAAQHGVTGTVPAGEDAADGEAEPTEPPLPPLHAEAFAAIEAGDYPRAVAAYEQALAENPRDADAAAGLGQVKLLARVQDVDLAAARAAAAGSPSDVEAQLLVADLDIAGGHVEDAFGRLLDLFSATRDDERAAVRARLLELFGLVGDSDPRVIAARGRLASLLF; encoded by the coding sequence ATGAGCGATCCCACCTCCAGTGCCGTGCTCCGCGGCGCCATCGACCTCTCCTCGCTGCGCAACCGCCCGGCACCCAGTGCCGGTGCCGCGCCGGCGGCGCCCCCGGCGGGCACCGATGCGGGTGCGACGTCGCGACTGATCTTCGACGTGACCGACCAGAGCTTCGGCGAGGTCCTCGAACTGTCGCGCACGGTGCCGGTCGTCGTCGACCTCTGGGCCGAGTGGTGCGGGCCGTGCAAGCAGCTCAGCCCCGTGCTCGAGAAGGTCGTGACCGAGCTCGCCGGACGTCTGGTGCTGGCCGAGGTCGACGTCGACGCCAATCCGCAGCTGGCACAGGGTTTCCGCGCCCAGTCCATCCCCATGGTCGTCGCCCTCGTCGCGGGGCAGCCGGTTCCGCTGTTCACCGGTGCCGTTCCGGAGCAGCAGGTGCGCGAGGTGTTCGCACAGCTGCTGCAGCTGGCAGCGCAGCACGGCGTCACCGGCACCGTGCCCGCGGGCGAGGATGCCGCTGACGGCGAGGCCGAGCCCACCGAACCGCCGCTGCCGCCGCTGCACGCCGAAGCCTTCGCCGCGATCGAGGCGGGGGACTACCCCCGTGCCGTCGCGGCCTACGAGCAGGCTCTCGCCGAGAATCCCCGCGATGCCGACGCTGCCGCAGGTCTCGGCCAGGTGAAGCTTCTCGCCCGCGTGCAGGACGTGGATCTCGCGGCCGCCCGCGCTGCCGCCGCCGGGTCTCCGAGCGACGTCGAGGCGCAGCTCCTCGTGGCCGATCTGGACATCGCCGGGGGACACGTCGAGGATGCGTTCGGTCGCCTGCTCGACCTGTTCTCGGCCACGCGAGATGACGAGCGTGCCGCTGTCCGCGCGCGGCTGCTCGAACTCTTCGGCCTCGTCGGCGACTCCGACCCGCGCGTCATCGCCGCCCGGGGACGCCTGGCCTCCCTGCTGTTCTGA
- the glgX gene encoding glycogen debranching protein GlgX encodes MPDSTIDAGLHDPRFADLGVTLHDGGGTLRVWSERASAITVVLFDDDDLDWAIDERTLSPVGGGIWEARIDALRPGVRYALRVDGPHGPGNVFNPQTLLLDPYARGVVSGGPGDHRSVVVDPAFDWNGVRKPRVPHDRTVIYEAHVKGLTKRHPDIPPALHGTYAGLGHPAMIDHLISLGVTSVELLPIHAFDSEPRLLALGLANYWGYNSVGFFAPHPAYATQEARRAGPTAVLNELKTTVRALHAAGLEVILDVVYNHTAELELGGPRSSFRGIDNRAYYRQQEDGAYIDVTGCGNAVDTSTDGVARLVLDSLRYWSEEVQIDGFRFDLAVTLGRDAAHAFDPEHPLLRAIVDDPVLRDDKMIAEPWDIGLGGWHTGGFAAGWQEWNDRYRDGIRNFWLSDIDYLRRAGTSPAGVGGLATHLAGSAPQFGTERGPLAGVNFITAHDGFTLRDLVSYDAKHNEANGEHGRDGAETNRSFNHGAEGETNREPVLAARRRAMRNLAGTLLLSAGVPMLTAGDEMGRTQLGNNNAYCHDSALTWVDWQLADWQVDLLEHVRALTRLRAENPALRPARYADPADDVPEASVMHWFDADGEGMTQARWTDPEHRTLQYLATSTPAHEAPNRILLIIHGREDDAEVTLPAAADVSSFTSLWSSEDERPRARGQRFVPGDRLRVSGPSLHLLRAD; translated from the coding sequence ATGCCCGACAGCACGATCGACGCCGGACTCCACGACCCCCGCTTCGCCGACCTGGGCGTGACGCTGCACGACGGCGGCGGCACGCTGCGGGTGTGGTCGGAGCGCGCGAGCGCCATCACCGTCGTGCTCTTCGACGACGACGACCTGGACTGGGCCATCGACGAGCGCACCCTCAGCCCCGTCGGCGGCGGCATCTGGGAGGCGCGGATCGACGCCCTGCGCCCCGGCGTCCGCTACGCCCTGCGGGTCGACGGTCCCCACGGGCCGGGCAACGTCTTCAACCCGCAGACGCTGCTGCTCGACCCGTATGCCCGCGGTGTCGTCTCGGGCGGTCCCGGCGACCACCGGTCGGTCGTCGTCGACCCGGCCTTCGACTGGAACGGCGTGCGCAAGCCCCGCGTGCCGCACGACCGCACCGTCATCTACGAGGCGCATGTGAAGGGCCTGACCAAGCGGCATCCCGACATCCCGCCCGCACTGCACGGCACCTACGCCGGTCTCGGCCACCCCGCCATGATCGACCACCTGATCTCGCTCGGGGTCACGAGCGTCGAGCTGTTGCCCATCCACGCGTTCGACAGCGAGCCGCGACTGCTCGCCCTCGGGCTGGCGAACTACTGGGGGTACAACTCGGTCGGGTTCTTCGCGCCCCACCCGGCGTATGCCACGCAGGAGGCTCGGCGCGCTGGGCCGACCGCGGTGCTGAACGAGCTCAAGACGACGGTGCGCGCCCTGCATGCCGCCGGTCTCGAGGTGATCCTCGACGTCGTGTACAACCACACAGCCGAGCTCGAGCTGGGCGGCCCGCGCTCCAGCTTCCGGGGTATCGACAACCGCGCCTACTACCGCCAGCAGGAGGACGGTGCGTACATCGACGTGACCGGATGCGGCAACGCCGTCGACACCTCGACCGACGGCGTCGCGCGACTCGTGCTCGACTCGCTGCGGTACTGGAGCGAAGAGGTGCAGATCGACGGGTTCCGCTTCGACCTCGCCGTCACGCTCGGTCGTGACGCCGCCCACGCGTTCGATCCCGAACACCCGCTGCTCCGCGCGATCGTCGACGATCCCGTCCTGCGCGACGACAAGATGATCGCCGAGCCGTGGGACATCGGCCTCGGCGGCTGGCACACCGGCGGCTTCGCCGCCGGATGGCAGGAATGGAACGACCGATACCGCGACGGCATCCGCAACTTCTGGCTGAGCGACATCGACTACCTGCGCCGGGCGGGAACGTCGCCGGCCGGCGTCGGCGGCCTCGCCACGCACCTGGCCGGATCGGCCCCGCAGTTCGGCACGGAGCGCGGCCCGCTGGCGGGCGTGAACTTCATCACGGCGCACGACGGATTCACGCTGCGCGACCTGGTCTCGTACGACGCCAAGCACAACGAGGCCAACGGGGAGCACGGACGCGACGGCGCGGAGACGAACCGCTCCTTCAACCACGGTGCCGAAGGCGAGACGAACCGGGAGCCCGTCCTCGCCGCCCGACGCCGCGCCATGCGCAATCTCGCGGGTACGCTCCTGCTCTCCGCCGGCGTGCCGATGCTGACCGCGGGCGACGAGATGGGACGCACGCAGCTGGGCAACAACAACGCGTACTGCCACGACAGCGCGCTCACGTGGGTCGACTGGCAGCTCGCCGACTGGCAGGTCGACCTCCTCGAGCACGTGCGGGCGCTGACCCGGCTGCGCGCCGAGAACCCGGCGTTGCGGCCGGCGCGGTACGCCGATCCCGCCGACGACGTGCCCGAGGCATCGGTCATGCACTGGTTCGACGCGGACGGCGAGGGCATGACGCAGGCCCGCTGGACCGATCCGGAGCACCGCACCCTGCAGTACCTCGCGACATCCACGCCGGCGCACGAAGCGCCCAATCGCATCCTGCTGATCATCCACGGCCGAGAGGATGACGCCGAGGTCACTCTCCCCGCCGCCGCGGACGTGAGCTCGTTCACCTCGCTCTGGTCGAGCGAGGACGAGCGCCCCCGCGCTCGCGGGCAGCGATTCGTCCCGGGCGACCGGCTCCGCGTCTCCGGTCCCTCCCTCCATTTGCTCAGAGCGGACTGA
- a CDS encoding glycosyl transferase, whose translation MRFVWAVVAFVLATVMIGAGIAQRTILRGPETVSESVTVAGDAPFTMLEGDVLTSRPGAQTLSIRGEGTVFAAYGRTADVEAWLSRTEHNRISVGEDGDATVSEVAATATPAPNEDGTAAPMPSPVGSDLWLEEFQRDDALQTSLQLPEEMSLVIASDGTAPAPADIEVTWPIESNTPWAGPLIVLGGVLLLFGIIMYALGWRHLRRSRGPRRKGIPMTQTQPIDISVENEAKGVISARPPRRKLTRGRQALLALPLVSIVALSGCSADAWPQLAPTATPSPTTTVVADPDQAPPAVTEKQAERILARIAEDVSTADASADAALAATRLSGPALAERETNYTLRSKIADRAPLPPIPAEPLEILLPETFEQWPRTFLAVVEGSDGAADTIMTVSQQDPWANYKLGYIAELATDTFPELAPSYLGAAQVAPDSPFLVLAPQDLAAAYADLLTNGDASPYAQLFEAEGDAFRAGVTANREQITNDFNQTGAETGSVSFTTQAGNQAPIALQTLESGAIVAVTITEDHTFTPSNPDAVINVPDTNPVASALTGVSQSSTGFTTTYADQLFFFVPGAGSSQPIQFLGYRSNVLSAKVV comes from the coding sequence GTGCGTTTCGTGTGGGCTGTCGTCGCGTTCGTGTTGGCCACCGTGATGATCGGGGCCGGCATCGCGCAGCGGACGATCCTGCGCGGGCCCGAGACGGTCAGCGAGTCGGTGACGGTCGCGGGGGATGCGCCGTTCACGATGCTCGAGGGCGATGTGCTCACCTCTCGTCCAGGCGCGCAGACCCTCAGCATCCGCGGCGAGGGCACCGTCTTCGCTGCGTACGGCCGCACCGCGGACGTCGAGGCATGGCTGTCTCGCACCGAGCACAACCGCATCTCGGTGGGCGAGGACGGCGACGCCACCGTCTCGGAGGTCGCCGCGACCGCGACCCCCGCTCCCAACGAGGACGGCACGGCCGCCCCGATGCCCTCCCCGGTGGGCTCAGACCTCTGGCTCGAGGAGTTCCAGCGCGACGATGCGCTGCAGACGTCTCTGCAGCTGCCCGAGGAGATGAGTCTCGTGATCGCCTCGGACGGCACCGCGCCCGCTCCCGCCGACATCGAGGTGACCTGGCCGATCGAATCCAACACGCCGTGGGCAGGGCCGCTGATCGTCCTCGGCGGTGTGCTGCTGCTGTTCGGCATCATCATGTACGCGCTCGGCTGGCGGCACCTCCGCCGCTCGCGCGGTCCGCGACGCAAGGGCATCCCGATGACCCAGACGCAGCCGATCGACATCTCCGTCGAGAACGAGGCCAAGGGCGTCATCTCCGCGCGGCCGCCGCGCCGGAAGCTCACGCGCGGACGTCAGGCTCTCCTGGCCCTGCCGCTCGTCTCGATCGTCGCGCTGTCGGGCTGCTCCGCCGACGCGTGGCCGCAGCTCGCGCCCACCGCGACCCCGTCCCCGACGACCACGGTCGTCGCCGATCCCGACCAGGCGCCGCCCGCGGTCACCGAGAAGCAGGCCGAGCGCATCCTCGCGCGCATCGCCGAGGATGTGTCGACGGCCGATGCCTCGGCGGATGCCGCCCTCGCGGCGACCCGGCTGAGCGGCCCTGCCCTCGCCGAGCGCGAGACCAACTACACCCTCCGCTCGAAGATCGCCGACCGGGCCCCGTTGCCGCCGATCCCGGCCGAGCCGCTCGAGATCCTGCTCCCCGAGACGTTCGAGCAGTGGCCCCGAACGTTCCTCGCCGTGGTCGAGGGCAGCGACGGCGCGGCCGACACGATCATGACCGTCAGCCAGCAGGATCCGTGGGCGAACTACAAGCTCGGCTACATCGCCGAGCTGGCGACCGACACCTTCCCCGAACTGGCGCCGTCCTACCTCGGCGCGGCGCAGGTGGCGCCGGACTCGCCGTTCCTCGTGCTGGCGCCCCAGGATCTGGCGGCGGCCTACGCCGATCTGCTGACCAACGGAGACGCGAGCCCGTACGCGCAGCTGTTCGAAGCGGAAGGTGACGCGTTCCGCGCAGGCGTGACCGCCAATCGCGAGCAGATCACGAACGACTTCAACCAGACCGGTGCCGAGACCGGCTCGGTGTCGTTCACGACTCAAGCCGGGAACCAGGCGCCCATCGCGCTGCAGACCCTCGAGAGCGGCGCCATCGTCGCCGTCACCATCACCGAGGATCACACCTTCACCCCGAGCAACCCGGACGCCGTGATCAACGTGCCCGACACGAACCCGGTCGCGAGCGCGCTCACCGGCGTCTCGCAGTCATCCACCGGCTTCACCACGACGTACGCCGACCAGCTGTTCTTCTTCGTCCCCGGGGCCGGCTCCTCGCAGCCCATCCAGTTCCTCGGGTACCGGTCCAATGTCCTCTCCGCGAAGGTTGTCTGA
- a CDS encoding alpha-1,4-glucan--maltose-1-phosphate maltosyltransferase, with amino-acid sequence MASLTRTTASVPFRSTAEIPVRPAVAVSSAGDTVTGRVPLQRPAPSVPGDLFRPSAFAGEAVPFRVTAFREGHDAIGVHLRLISPDGAESLHRLTPLNDGFDRWSVLVAPLSEGIWRFRYEAFGDDFATWQHAAAIKIAAGVDVELMRESGALLLKRAAGEKSRPAAERKRLDAAAARLRDVAADAVDALEVVRDGELASIFAARPLQSLLTIGDQRELLVERERAGVGAWYEFFPRSEGAERLPDGTVRSGSFVTARDRLAGVAAMGFDVLYLPPIHPIGRTHRKGPNNTLTAGPNDPGSPWAIGGPEGGHDAVHPDLGTLEDFRGFLAAASDAGLEVALDLALQASPDHPWVTEHPEWFTTLPDGSIAYAENPPKKYQDIYPINFDNDPAGIRAEVLRVVRHWIAQGVRIFRVDNPHTKPLQFWEWLIATIADETPGVVFLAEAFTRPAPMQGLAMAGFQQSYSYFTWRNTKEELEEFLASVAHDTADFMRPNLFVNTPDILTEYLQYGGRPAYKIRAAIAATAGASYGVYAGYELVENVARPGSEENIDNEKYEYKLRDWAAAEERGESLAPFLTRLNEIRRAHPALRQLRNLSFHWSDDEAIVVFSKHLPAELTADGVADTILVVVNVDAHSARETTVHLDTTVWGIAPGDEYEVEDLLTGAVWTWNDHNYVRLDAFVEPVHILHVKERR; translated from the coding sequence GTGGCATCACTGACGCGCACGACCGCATCCGTTCCGTTCCGCAGCACCGCCGAGATCCCGGTGCGGCCCGCCGTGGCCGTCTCCTCGGCGGGCGACACCGTGACGGGACGCGTCCCGTTGCAGCGACCAGCACCGTCGGTGCCCGGTGACCTGTTCCGCCCGTCGGCCTTCGCCGGTGAAGCGGTGCCGTTCCGGGTGACCGCCTTCCGCGAGGGGCACGACGCCATCGGCGTTCACCTGCGGCTGATCTCCCCCGACGGCGCGGAGTCACTGCACCGTCTCACGCCGCTCAACGACGGGTTCGACCGGTGGTCCGTGCTCGTCGCGCCGCTCAGCGAGGGGATCTGGCGGTTCCGCTACGAGGCCTTCGGCGACGACTTCGCGACGTGGCAGCACGCCGCCGCCATCAAGATCGCCGCCGGCGTCGACGTCGAGCTCATGCGCGAGTCCGGAGCGCTGCTGCTCAAGCGCGCAGCGGGTGAGAAGAGCCGGCCCGCTGCCGAGCGCAAGCGCCTGGATGCCGCTGCGGCACGCCTGCGGGATGTCGCAGCCGACGCCGTCGACGCGCTCGAGGTGGTTCGCGACGGCGAGCTCGCGAGCATCTTCGCCGCGCGGCCGCTGCAGTCGCTGCTCACCATCGGCGACCAGCGCGAGCTGCTCGTCGAGCGCGAGCGCGCCGGGGTAGGCGCGTGGTACGAGTTCTTCCCCCGGTCCGAGGGCGCCGAACGGCTGCCCGACGGCACCGTCCGCAGCGGCTCGTTCGTCACCGCGCGCGACCGCCTCGCCGGAGTCGCCGCCATGGGCTTCGACGTGCTCTACCTCCCGCCGATCCACCCGATCGGCCGCACCCACCGCAAGGGCCCCAACAACACCCTGACCGCCGGCCCGAACGATCCCGGGTCGCCGTGGGCCATCGGCGGCCCCGAGGGCGGACACGACGCCGTCCACCCCGACCTCGGCACCCTCGAGGACTTCCGCGGCTTCCTGGCCGCGGCATCCGACGCCGGTCTCGAGGTCGCCCTCGACCTCGCACTGCAGGCATCGCCCGACCACCCGTGGGTCACCGAGCACCCGGAGTGGTTCACGACCCTGCCGGACGGGTCCATCGCGTATGCCGAGAACCCGCCGAAGAAGTACCAGGACATCTACCCGATCAACTTCGACAACGACCCCGCCGGGATCCGTGCCGAGGTGCTCCGGGTCGTGCGCCACTGGATCGCGCAGGGCGTGCGGATCTTCCGCGTCGACAACCCCCACACGAAGCCGCTGCAGTTCTGGGAGTGGCTCATCGCGACGATCGCGGACGAGACCCCCGGCGTCGTCTTCCTCGCCGAGGCTTTCACGCGCCCCGCTCCGATGCAGGGACTGGCGATGGCCGGCTTCCAGCAGAGCTATTCGTACTTCACCTGGCGCAACACGAAGGAGGAGCTCGAGGAGTTCCTCGCCTCGGTCGCTCACGACACGGCGGACTTCATGCGTCCCAACCTGTTCGTGAACACACCCGACATCCTGACCGAGTACCTGCAGTACGGCGGACGCCCGGCGTACAAGATCCGCGCCGCGATCGCCGCCACCGCCGGTGCGTCCTACGGCGTGTACGCCGGCTACGAACTGGTCGAGAACGTCGCGCGGCCCGGCTCGGAAGAGAACATCGACAACGAGAAGTACGAGTACAAGCTGCGCGACTGGGCCGCAGCCGAGGAGCGCGGCGAATCGCTCGCACCGTTCCTCACCCGGCTGAACGAGATCCGCCGCGCGCACCCCGCGCTGCGCCAGCTCCGGAACCTCTCGTTCCACTGGTCGGACGACGAGGCGATCGTCGTGTTCTCGAAGCACCTGCCCGCCGAGCTCACCGCCGACGGCGTCGCCGACACGATCCTCGTCGTCGTGAACGTCGACGCCCACTCGGCTCGCGAGACGACCGTCCACCTCGACACGACCGTCTGGGGCATCGCGCCCGGCGACGAGTACGAGGTCGAGGATCTGCTCACCGGCGCCGTCTGGACCTGGAACGACCACAACTATGTGCGCCTCGACGCCTTCGTCGAACCGGTGCACATCCTGCACGTGAAGGAACGCCGATGA